In Halobaculum rubrum, the following are encoded in one genomic region:
- a CDS encoding amino acid ABC transporter ATP-binding protein gives MALLEFDGVNKYFGETHVLKDIDLSVDEQEVAVVIGPSGSGKSTLLRCTNRLEEIQSGEIRLDGVPLTDPDADINQLRQRIGMVFQSFNLFPHKTALENVALAPKRVKNVPEEKANENARDLLERVGLGAQTDSYPSELSGGQQQRVAIARALAMDPDVMLFDEVTSALDPELVGEVLEVMRDLAEEGMTMMVVTHEMGFAREVADTVTLMADGRIVERTPPEQFFDQPTTERGQQFLSKLL, from the coding sequence ATGGCACTGCTCGAGTTCGATGGGGTGAACAAGTACTTCGGCGAGACGCACGTGCTGAAGGACATCGATCTGTCGGTCGACGAACAGGAGGTGGCCGTCGTCATCGGTCCCTCGGGGTCCGGGAAGTCGACGCTCCTGCGGTGTACGAACCGTCTCGAGGAGATCCAGTCCGGGGAGATCCGCCTCGACGGCGTGCCGCTCACCGACCCGGACGCCGACATCAACCAGCTCCGCCAGCGCATCGGAATGGTGTTCCAGTCGTTCAATCTCTTCCCGCACAAAACGGCCCTAGAGAACGTCGCGCTCGCCCCCAAGCGGGTGAAGAACGTCCCGGAGGAGAAGGCAAACGAGAACGCACGGGACCTGCTGGAGCGGGTGGGCCTTGGGGCCCAGACGGATTCGTACCCGAGCGAGCTCTCCGGCGGCCAGCAGCAGCGCGTCGCCATCGCCCGCGCGCTCGCGATGGATCCCGACGTGATGCTGTTCGACGAGGTGACCAGCGCGCTCGACCCCGAGCTGGTCGGCGAGGTGCTGGAGGTCATGCGCGATCTGGCCGAGGAGGGGATGACGATGATGGTCGTCACCCACGAGATGGGCTTCGCCCGCGAGGTCGCCGACACGGTGACGCTCATGGCCGACGGCCGGATCGTCGAGCGGACGCCCCCCGAGCAGTTCTTCGACCAGCCGACGACCGAGCGCGGGCAACAGTTCCTCTCGAAGCTACTGTAA
- a CDS encoding zinc-dependent alcohol dehydrogenase family protein, with translation MQAAVLREYGEPLDVTDVPGPELEPHGVVVDVEACGICRSDWHAWMGHGEWADDQVPLDYVLGHEPAGTVVAVGERVASVEEGDRVAVPFNLGCGACPECVNGHGNTCLDGRALGFERAAPGAFAERVHLPHADYNAMRLPEGVAPQDVAALGCRFMTAYHALEHRAVVGAGEWVAVHGCGGVGLSAVQVADALGARVIAVDVDDSALSRATAAGADETVRGDEVDVPDAVESITGRGAHVSVDALGRAETCRNSVGCLRERGTHVQVGLTTDAEKGEVSLPTDAMSRWEVDFLGSRGMPPTRYDELLGLLEAGDLDPSVLVGREVGLDEVPERLAAMTDYETDGVEVLTF, from the coding sequence ATGCAAGCGGCCGTCCTCCGCGAGTACGGGGAGCCACTGGACGTGACCGACGTTCCCGGGCCTGAGCTGGAACCCCACGGCGTCGTCGTCGACGTCGAGGCGTGCGGCATCTGCCGCTCCGACTGGCACGCCTGGATGGGCCACGGCGAGTGGGCCGACGATCAGGTCCCCCTCGACTACGTGCTCGGTCACGAGCCCGCGGGCACCGTCGTCGCGGTCGGGGAGCGCGTCGCCTCCGTCGAGGAGGGCGACCGCGTCGCCGTCCCGTTCAATCTCGGCTGCGGCGCCTGCCCCGAGTGCGTGAACGGCCACGGGAACACCTGCCTCGACGGTCGTGCGCTGGGGTTCGAGCGCGCGGCGCCGGGCGCGTTCGCCGAGCGGGTGCACCTCCCGCACGCCGACTACAACGCGATGCGCCTGCCGGAGGGCGTCGCCCCCCAGGACGTGGCCGCGCTGGGCTGCCGGTTCATGACCGCCTACCACGCGTTGGAACACCGTGCGGTCGTCGGCGCCGGCGAGTGGGTCGCCGTCCACGGCTGCGGCGGCGTCGGGCTCTCGGCAGTGCAGGTCGCGGACGCCCTCGGGGCCCGTGTGATCGCCGTCGACGTGGACGACAGTGCGCTCTCGCGGGCGACGGCGGCGGGCGCCGACGAGACCGTCCGCGGCGACGAGGTGGACGTGCCCGACGCGGTCGAATCGATCACCGGTCGGGGTGCACACGTCTCGGTGGACGCGCTCGGCCGAGCGGAGACGTGCCGCAACTCCGTCGGCTGCCTCCGCGAGCGCGGCACGCACGTGCAGGTCGGGCTGACGACCGACGCCGAGAAGGGGGAGGTGTCGCTGCCGACGGACGCGATGAGCCGCTGGGAGGTGGACTTCCTCGGCTCGCGCGGGATGCCGCCGACGCGGTACGACGAGCTGCTCGGCCTGTTGGAGGCCGGAGACCTCGATCCGAGCGTGCTCGTCGGTCGCGAGGTCGGGTTGGACGAGGTGCCGGAGCGACTGGCGGCGATGACCGACTACGAGACAGACGGGGTCGAGGTGCTGACGTTCTGA
- a CDS encoding replication factor C large subunit, which translates to MTDWTERYRPSSLSELRGNDKAVKGVREWADTWDDHREALVVHGSPGVGKTSAAHALAADMGWETVELNASDQRTADVIERYAGRAANNETLSGSSGGDDTGGRQLVVLDEADNIHGNYDRGGKSAVTELVKSAGQPVILIANEYYEMSRGLRNATQDIEFRDVGTRSIVPVLRDICRKEGIEFDSDALDRIAERNNGDLRGAVNDLQAVADGRNRLTLEDVITGDRDRSMGVFPFLDLVLKETESAQEALQASYDVDETPDDLTKWIEDNMLEVYDAAEATRAYDYLADADVWLGRVWASQNYSYWRYAGDNLSAGVAAARDETKGGWTRWGRPQFYHSTSNTSDEVVRAIAERGGFSMDTARRAVLPYLQAMTHHCKPRELTVEMAAAYEFEEEHISFVTGSGETTNKVESIVADAEEMRAERMEAHSGGAFAGVAPSTEAEREAEAETDEGSDDGQTSLAAAGGNETEHMDDDDRDADPDAAEEDDGQSGLSDFM; encoded by the coding sequence ATGACCGACTGGACGGAGCGGTACCGCCCATCCTCGCTCTCGGAGCTCCGGGGCAACGACAAGGCGGTGAAGGGGGTCCGCGAGTGGGCCGACACGTGGGACGACCACCGCGAGGCGCTCGTCGTCCACGGCTCGCCGGGGGTCGGGAAGACCTCCGCGGCGCACGCGTTGGCGGCGGACATGGGCTGGGAGACAGTCGAGCTGAACGCGTCCGACCAGCGCACCGCCGACGTGATCGAGCGGTACGCCGGCCGCGCGGCGAACAACGAGACGCTCAGCGGCTCCAGCGGCGGCGACGACACCGGCGGCCGCCAGCTGGTGGTCCTCGACGAGGCGGACAACATTCACGGCAACTACGACCGCGGCGGCAAGAGCGCGGTGACGGAGCTGGTGAAAAGCGCCGGCCAGCCGGTGATCCTCATCGCCAACGAGTACTACGAGATGAGTCGCGGACTGCGCAACGCGACGCAGGACATCGAGTTCCGCGACGTGGGCACGCGATCGATCGTGCCCGTCCTCCGCGACATCTGCCGCAAGGAGGGGATCGAGTTCGACTCGGACGCGCTCGATCGCATCGCCGAGCGCAACAACGGCGACCTCCGCGGCGCCGTCAACGACCTGCAGGCCGTCGCCGACGGCAGGAACCGACTCACGCTGGAGGACGTGATCACCGGCGACCGCGACCGTTCGATGGGGGTCTTCCCGTTCCTCGATCTGGTGCTCAAGGAGACCGAGTCCGCACAGGAGGCGTTGCAGGCCAGCTACGACGTGGACGAGACGCCGGACGACCTGACGAAGTGGATCGAGGACAACATGCTGGAGGTGTACGACGCGGCGGAGGCGACCCGCGCGTACGATTATCTCGCCGACGCCGACGTGTGGCTCGGTCGCGTGTGGGCCAGCCAGAACTACTCGTACTGGCGCTACGCCGGCGACAACCTCTCGGCGGGCGTCGCTGCCGCCCGCGACGAGACGAAGGGCGGATGGACGCGCTGGGGTCGCCCGCAGTTCTACCACTCCACCTCGAACACCAGCGACGAGGTCGTCCGCGCCATCGCCGAGCGCGGCGGCTTCTCGATGGACACGGCCCGCCGCGCCGTGTTGCCGTATCTTCAGGCGATGACCCACCACTGCAAACCGCGGGAACTGACGGTCGAAATGGCCGCCGCCTACGAGTTCGAGGAGGAGCACATCTCGTTCGTCACCGGCTCGGGCGAGACGACGAACAAGGTCGAGTCGATCGTCGCGGACGCCGAAGAGATGCGGGCAGAACGCATGGAAGCGCACTCCGGCGGGGCGTTCGCGGGCGTCGCGCCGAGCACGGAAGCGGAGAGGGAGGCGGAAGCCGAGACGGACGAGGGATCCGACGACGGCCAGACGAGCCTCGCGGCCGCCGGCGGGAACGAAACAGAACACATGGACGATGACGACCGCGACGCCGACCCCGATGCCGCCGAAGAAGACGACGGCCAGTCGGGGCTGTCGGACTTCATGTGA
- a CDS encoding type IV pilin, producing the protein MTATPQRDTPSRDRAVTPVIATVTMVAITVVLAAVLGAAVLGLPGGLGAGPPALSVDFTYRTVGNDYEVAASIHGGETVTKQNTGNLTLVADSGHEHAAVKDRYPLTGGDSIMLSEETDGPVPSGTDVRLVWTDPDGRASVVLARGRTPF; encoded by the coding sequence ATGACAGCGACACCACAGCGGGACACGCCCTCGCGCGACAGAGCGGTGACGCCGGTGATCGCGACCGTCACGATGGTCGCGATCACGGTCGTGCTTGCGGCCGTGCTCGGCGCCGCGGTGCTCGGCCTCCCGGGCGGACTCGGTGCCGGTCCCCCGGCGCTGTCGGTCGACTTCACCTATCGGACGGTCGGCAACGACTACGAGGTGGCCGCCAGTATCCACGGCGGGGAAACCGTCACCAAGCAGAACACGGGCAACCTGACGCTCGTCGCCGACAGCGGCCACGAGCACGCCGCGGTGAAGGATCGCTACCCGCTCACCGGCGGCGACAGCATCATGCTCTCAGAAGAGACGGATGGGCCGGTTCCGTCGGGAACCGACGTGCGGTTGGTCTGGACCGACCCGGACGGGCGGGCCTCCGTCGTGCTCGCTCGTGGGCGGACGCCGTTTTGA